The Vicia villosa cultivar HV-30 ecotype Madison, WI linkage group LG1, Vvil1.0, whole genome shotgun sequence genome includes a region encoding these proteins:
- the LOC131606596 gene encoding uncharacterized protein LOC131606596, translating into MRASEKGGHLNAVGSISTYEHSRRMAKRLGRQPLMIELVKETRTKKSGDLVDERTRKALEDYQTKLVDFLVANPKYTPREGEPLHPDVDFYIWNEVIDGKGPNGCFFGAGNLAGSLRSGDRNLF; encoded by the exons atgagggcatctgaaaaaggaggtcaccttaatgcagttggaagtataagcacttacgaacattctcgacgcatg gctAAAAGGTTGGGGAGACAACCACTCATGATCGAGTTGGTTAAAGAAACTAGGACAAAAAAATCGGGTGATTTAGTTGACGAGCGTACTCGAAAAGCTTTG gaggattatcaaACAAAGCTTGTGGATTTTTTGGTCGCTAATCCCAAATATACTCCTAGAGAaggagagccgcttcatccagatgttgatttttatatttggaatgaAGTCATTGACGGAAAAGGGCCTAATGGATGTTTTTTTGGTGCGGGAAATTTGGCGGGAAGCTTGAGAAGTGGAGATcgaaatttattttaa
- the LOC131638264 gene encoding potassium transporter 5-like, with translation MSGGETSQVNIEEETETITKEVPEKKLKDRKVSWAKLRRVDSLNLEAGRVSMNANHHSKMGWSMTLSLAFQSIGIVYGDIGTSPLYVYASTFTDGIKNRDDILGVLSLIIYTIVLIPMLKYVFIVLWANDNGNGGAFALYSLICRHIKVSLAPNQQPEDMELSNYKLEIPSYKEKRANKIKQKIEHSHVARIILLLLAIMGTSMVIGDGILTPSISVLSAVSGISSSLGQNAVVGITVAILVVLFSMQRFGTDKVGALFAPIILIWFLFIGGIGLYNLFKYDLGVLKAFNPKYIVDYFKRNGKEGWISLGGVFLCITGSEAMFADLGHFNVRAIQISFSFVTCPAILAAYVGQAAFLREFPDKVSNTFYDSIPDPLYWPTFVVAIGAAIIASQAMISGAFSIISQALSLGCFPRVRVVHTSTKHQGQVYIPEINYMFMLGCIVVCVAFKTTDKISHAYGIAVIGDMMITTTLVSLIMLVIWKKSLWMVIIFFCVFGFTEILYFTSQLTKFTGGGYFPIVLALFLTMIMGIWHYVHKERYMFELNNKVSTEYLKELANNADVHRVPGIGLLYSELVQGIPPIFPHFVASVPSIHSVVVFVSIKTVPVSRVASEERFLFRQVEPREYRIFRCVVRRGYNDVLEEPVEFELQLIQNLKGFIQQENFMLEVNEGTTTNDVAAATTEELAVPISTNENDQMEDVKPKSTNTSSRIIPSVGVSRVSSDSIRSLPGSATKSSNFYAPMIQGPEEEIKFIEKAMERGVVYMIGEAEVVAHPNSSILNKIVVNYAYSFLRKNFRQVEQSIAIPHKRLLKVGMTYEL, from the exons ATGTCTGGAGGTGAAACCAGTCAAGTAAACATAGAGGAAGAAACTGAGACAATAACAAAGGAGGTTCCCGAGAAGAAGCTGAAAGATCGGAAGGTTTCATGGGCGAAACTACGTCGTGTAGATTCTCTCAATTTGGAGGCTGGAAGAGTTTCTATGAATGCAAATCACCATTCCAAG ATGGGTTGGAGCATGACGTTGAGTTTGGCATTTCAAAGCATAGGGATTGTGTATGGTGATATTGGGACATCACCACTTTATGTGTATGCAAGTACTTTCACAGATGGAATAAAAAACAGGGATGATATTCTTGGAGTATTGTCTCTCATCATCTACACCATTGTTCTTATTCCCATGCTCAAATATGTTTTCATTGTTTTATGGGCTAACGACAATGGCAACG GTGGAGCTTTTGCACTATACTCATTGATTTGTAGGCATATAAAAGTGAGTTTGGCACCCAATCAACAACCAGAGGACATGGAACTTTCTAACTACAAACTTGAAATCCCATcttacaaagagaaaagagccAATAAAATAAAGCAAAAGATTGAGCATAGTCATGTTGCTAGAATTATTCTGTTACTTCTAGCTATCATGGGAACTTCCATGGTTATAGGAGATGGCATTCTCACTCCTTCCATTTCAGTTCTGTCTGCTGTAAGTGGGATCAGTTCATCACTAGGTCAAA atgCTGTTGTGGGAATTACCGTAGCTATTTTGGTGGTGTTATTTTCTATGCAGCGGTTTGGAACTGATAAAGTTGGAGCTTTATTTGCTCCAATTATTTTaatatggtttttatttattggTGGAATTGGTCTCTACAATTTATTCAAATATGACCTTGGAGTATTAAAAGCttttaatccaaaatatatagttgattacttcaaaagaaatgGTAAAGAAGGTTGGATCTCATTAGGTGGGGTCTTCCTATGTATAACag GATCTGAAGCCATGTTTGCTGATTTGGGTCACTTTAATGTTAGAGCCATTCAA ATTAGTTTTTCTTTTGTTACATGTCCTGCAATATTAGCAGCATATGTTGGACAAGCAGCATTTCTAAGAGAGTTCCCTGACAAAGTCTCCAACACTTTCTATGACAGTATACCAG ACCCTTTATACTGGCCTACATTTGTTGTGGCTATTGGTGCTGCCATTATTGCTAGTCAAGCTATGATTTCAGGAGCATTTTCCATTATATCACAAGCCCTAAGTCTAGGTTGTTTCCCTAGGGTTAGGGTTGTTCATACTTCAACTAAACATCAAGGTCAAGTGTATATTCCAGAGATCAACTACATGTTCATGCTTGGATGTATTGTTGTTTGCGTTGCCTTCAAAACCACCGATAAGATTAGTCATGCATATGGTATCGCAGTTATTGGTGATATGATGATTACAACAACATTGGTTTCACTTATAATGCTTGTTATATGGAAGAAGAGTTTATGGATGGTTATCATTTTCTTCTGTGTATTTGGTTTTACTGAGATTCTTTATTTCACATCTCAACTAACCAAGTTCACCGGAGGAGGATACTTTCCAATTGTGCTAGCGTTGTTTTTGACAATGATTATGGGAATTTGGCATTATGTACACAAAGAAAGATACATGTTTGAGCTCAACAACAAAGTTTCGACCGAGTATTTGAAAGAGTTGGCTAATAATGCAGATGTGCATAGAGTTCCTGGAATTGGACTTCTCTACTCCGAGCTCGTACAAGGAATTCCTCCGATCTTTCCCCATTTCGTAGCTAGTGTTCCGTCGATTCATTCCGTTGTTGTGTTTGTTTCTATCAAGACTGTTCCGGTAAGTAGAGTTGCGTCGGAAGAGAGGTTTTTGTTTCGTCAAGTGGAGCCGAGAGAGTATAGAATTTTCCGATGTGTGGTGAGGCGCGGTTACAACGATGTACTCGAGGAGCCTGTGGAGTTTGAGTTACAATTAATACAAAATCTCAAGGGATTCATTCAACAAGAGAATTTTATGCTTGAGGTTAATGAAGGCACTACTACTAATGATGTAGCAGCAGCAACAACTGAAGAATTAGCAGTGCCTATTTCTACTAATGAGAATGATCAAATGGAAGATGTGAAACCAAAATCTACTAATACTTCTAGTAGAATCATCCCAAGTGTTGGTGTGTCTCGTGTCTCATCAGATTCAATAAGATCATTACCTGGAAGTGCAACAAAATCATCGAATTTCTATGCACCTATGATCCAAGGACCTGAAGAGGAAATTAAGTTTATAGAGAAAGCAATGGAGAGAGGTGTGGTGTATATGATAGGTGAAGCTGAGGTAGTGGCTCATCCAAATTCTTCCATTTTGAATAAGATTGTTGTGAACTATGCTTATAGCTTCTTGAGGAAGAACTTTAGACAGGTTGAACAATCCATTGCAATCCCACACAAGAGACTTCTCAAAGTTGGAATGACATATGAGTTATAA